The Brachypodium distachyon strain Bd21 chromosome 4, Brachypodium_distachyon_v3.0, whole genome shotgun sequence nucleotide sequence GGTAAATAAGTTTGCCAGGATGTGTTTCATATTATGGGACAAGCAAAGCTGGCACCATGTGCACACTATCAAGCGTAAAATTGTGAATTCACTCAGTATTATAGTCATGCATTATTAACACCATGAATTATATTCgaccagaaaaagaaaaggacacCAAATTACAACTGTAAGAGTGGACAATgggaagtaaaaaaaattaattattaaaaaaaggaTCTTGGCAGCATGGTACTTTTCAAATCAATTAGCACTACTACTCCCTTCGAAACTGGATATATCAaggacaacaaaacatgtttacacagaaggaaggagaagtcgCTAATTTGAAAAATTAGCGTATTTAAGTATCATATGCCCCCTTTTTGAGAAAAGTATCATAtgcccccacccacccacaaGGTTTTGTCATAGAGGGCTTTAATTAATaccttgagagttgagactgACAGGAATAGCTGTATAGTCCATTTTGTCAACCATCAGTGTGGGAGCTTACCATGCTCATGAAAAATACTCTCTACGATGACATCAAATGAGTTAAGGACGGCAGGTGGGTATCTAATTATCATCATAATGATAGATGGTAAGCACTGCATCTGAAAAAGAACGAAACCATTTATTACATAATATTAATCAAGTATTCAATATGATATGGTAATGCATTGATGGAATCAGCATACTACCTCTCTATATATAATGtattcattttttctcttgAACTATTGTTGAGTGGGAAGTCCAAATATCCTATGAACAGACCAGGGGAGAATAAAAAAAGGGTATAACAAGTGGCAGAGGCTTCAAGCTGATAACAGGGAGCTTCTCAAAATACACTTGTCGGCATTTCGCTAGTCCAACCCAGCCTAACTTCTATCAAATTAAGTGAAAGAAGAACAGTGGACAAAAATCGCTGAGAATTTCCACCAATCAAAGGCAAATGGAGTATGGTAGTTGAGAGGAGCATCTCACAGCAATGACTAAAGACAAGAGCAGTAAAATAACCTGTTCTCTTCTGTTCTGTAGCATCAGCTTGATGGTCTCCTAATCCCCAGCTAGTTAGCAAGTCACTTAAAGTATCATCCTTGTCTATCAGTATATGTTTCCTAATACAGTACAAGATATACTACTCAAAATGAATGGCAAAGGGAACTACAAATGAAGACACACTGACACTGTATTGTATCTGCATGGCTTATCCGAACAAGAGGCAAGAAAAAGGTTCCAATGTTACCAATTAGGCAATTGTGCTAAAATAATGTGGTTGCCTGTGTGGCTGTGTGCTGTCCTCCTCGAAAGAGCAAAACACTGTACTAGGACAAGAAATCTAGTCTTCCTTCTAGGTAATGTTCAAAATTAGCACAAGCTAAAGGATATGCTACTTTGTGTTTTGTTGCATCACTGTCTAGTCTATCAATTCAGAAGTCGGCACTCACATCAGTTTACAATTCTGGTTTTGTCAGAACAAAATTTTCAAGGGGTAAAAAATAGCACATGATGGCCCCATAAATGACATAATGCAGTAGAAAAATAAACTACCGCAATATGCCTTACTCTCAAGATAGAATCACAAAGTCACAGTAGAAGACAACCAATGTCTCTTCTAGGTAAAGTTCAATCTGAGGTTTCTGTACATTAAAGCAAAATTCACTGTCAACTGAGGTCAATTATTTCATTAGCATCCTACCACATAGACCGCCACTTGTGTAGATTAAAGTAAAATTCACTGTCTACTGGGGTCAATTGCATCTTCCACATAGACGGCCAAAATTTCAGTGAGCAACCGATACATCACAGTCCAAGGACGGCAATGCATGGTCAACTGACTTCTCTTTCAGAAGACTGAGACATTACTGAAAGACAACTAATCTATCCTCTGGGCAGCTGAAAATTTTCGACAATTATGTGGAAGCATATTAAACTTTTAAATGGGGAGTTAACAGCAACTATAAGAAAAAACTTGTCGTACTCACCCGCGTAACCTAAGCTGCCTGACTGCAGAAAAAAAGGAGTTGGCAAGTTGCTGCAAGTGGGTAAGGTTCCTGTTAAAAAAAAGCTTGGCAAGCTAAGGTCCGAGGCGTACTCCAAAGCCAAGAAATTCGAGATAAAATATCTGATTTGTTTCAGTTAATATGAACCTCATGACTCACGACTCGGGCCAGGGAAAAATATTGTGGAAGACACATCATGTAGGCCGCATTCCTTTGCAAGCTTACCCTGGTCTTGCTGAAGATTCAGTAGTTCAATCGATTAAATTCGACATCATTTCTTGGAGCAATTATCCCTGCTTCTTGTATCCTTCCCCATCACCactagcaaaacaaaaaatgcgACAGAACGCTGGAACCCCCCATGATTATCATATGCTCATTAGCATGGTTTCCTTTTAACTAATGTGGCCAACTTAAACACGGCGACCACAAAAACCCAAAATTAGAGATACGCTAGGAGGTGCTGTCAGGCCCAGTGCATCACCACCATATGTGAACATAATCTTATGTACAATCATCTGCACGATAACGCCTTGGGTGTGCGTGCAAATGCTTGGAAATCGTCCTGTCCTGACATGGTGTACTCTCGAACCACTAAAAAATAAAGCGCTCTACCTAAGCAGCAAGCACTAGTAGCAGATAGATCCATGATGATTAGCATATGCTAATCAGCAATTTAGCATGGGTTTTGTTGACCTGACGCACGCGACCAGAGCTGCGCCCCTTGCTAGAACCCAAAATCCAGGCACCGCGCATCGTCATCGTGTGGTATGAACAGAATCCCCATGTAGAATAGTGTGTTTTTTCCCCCTAAGGGGGAgtgcggcgcgcggcgcgcAAATCGACATGCTTTGCACGCGCTGCGCTTTGCACCGGCCGCCAGATCGAGATGTTCGAGGCGGGAATCCCGCGGGCCTTCCatgtgcgcgcgcgcggcccTGCGCCAGCATGTGTGACGCCAGGCTCAGAGGAGGGGTCGCGTCAGTTGAGTGGTGGTGAGTACCTTGGTGACCTACCTCGGGAGGGAGCGGCTGCCAGTTGGTGGTCGGCGGCTGACTCGGCGCCGCGTCGGAATAGGGGACGGAGGGCCGGGGCATGGACGGGATCGGGTTCCTCTTCTGATAGGCGCGCTTCTCCGTCTACGGCTCCGGCGgaccgccgccggagacgacggAGAGGGTGACGTCATGACGATAGGAGAGCTACACGTGTCGATGAGCCGAGTTAGGCGGCTTGAAGATGGgcttttttgtttggttattATTTGAGCGTGATGGGCTTTCTTAGTTGGGCCGTAGTTTCTTATGGGCCTGGACCACGATCCAGGTCAGGCTGGGCCGGGGGATCTCCTTCAGCACTGGGCTGCTTTGCATTGCAGTCTGCAGTGTCTGGTGCCGCTGGAAACAGAGAGCGTCGAACccccgctcaaaaaaaaaaaaaaaaaaagagcgtCGAACCTGAAGAACCGCCGCCTCGCTGCTGCACTGGTGCTCCGTCGATGGCCTCCCGCATCCCCGCCGGCTGccctcccgcgcccgccgccgccgcctccccgaaTCTCCCCCGACGCTGCCTCCATCGAAACACCCACGTTCGATCTCCGTCgacggtcggcggcggctcctccAAGGCTCCAAGCGCTTTCCTCATCCGCTCTTCTTCTCGTCGCCGGCTTCCAACAGGGACACCAGGTCGTCTTGCTCCACCAGATTGCACGTCATGTCTGCGCATTCCTCCTTGCCCACAAAACACCCACAGCCTCATGATAACTACTGTCTACTAACTAGTTTTGTCTGTCACTGTTTTGTGCTACTTTCGGTTCCGTGGATGGATTCTTGATGCTGTGCTGGTGGGTGTGATAtctgttactccctccgtctgataattcttttcaaaatattatatttatCTAGAccctttttaggaatagatacatctattttttgggcaaatttgagacaagaattatgggacggagggagtatattagtACCTTTGTATGATTTGGCAAGGCTTGTTGGGTAGGTAGGATATTAGTCCATGGACTCTATCTTCTGTCATTGTCTCTTGTGAGTAGCTATTGCTGCTGTCATTTCCTGTTAGTCCATCAGGTCAAACTAGGTGTTATCTAGCACTAGTAGTTAATTGATCAGTGTAACCCTGGTGGTGTTAGAATTGCTCACTTGTATCATCAGGATTTTAATAGAAAAAGGGTTTCCTATTGTCTAGTTTCAGTACATCAGTGGTCCAAGTTGATGGTAGAACTGGAATTGCTATGGAAAAATAGCATTGCCAATCATATGAAAACTAGAACTATTAGGACATATCTAGCATTAAAACAAGGGAACAGGAGTTAGTAATCCATCATATTCAGCACAAGAGGTGGCTATTTTGGACTTTTGTTGCAGACTTATTTCTATACTCTTGAGGGACTgatagaaaaataaacttaCTTCTATTAGACTCTACGGCCGTGTGACTTCTATTTAATTAGAATACGTATCTGATTGCCAAGCTCTCTTAGCTTAGGAAGGAAGACACTAATAAATTGCACAACACTGGCCAACCGACTtccaaaaattataaaaatcTGGGAACAAGTTATCTTACCAAATTTATCACCCTTAGCTAATGTGATGTTGCATAAAACTGTTGCTTACATTTTCCCGACATGTCCACACTAGGGTTTTAACAGGGTTTAAGTGATTCCAAGCACCTCTCTCCTAATCAACTCATGTGTACTACAACTTATACAAAGTCAACTCAATCAGACATCATCGAAGCAAAATTACTTGGGAGTTGAAGTATGACAATTACAGAATAAAACCCCCAGTTTTTCACACTTAATGTTTCAAGCATTGAACTAATGAAAGTTCCAACCGCAACAGGAGTCAAGCAAGCACTGCTATCATTGTCGGATAAAACGGACTTGGCCCAGCTTGGAAATGGTCTTCAGAGCTTGGGGTAATGGCGTAACGTTTTCATCTTGTGGGATGTCGACGCCAGATTGTGTTAGTCTTGTTGTATTTATAGCTGCACATTACCATGATGAATTATGTGGCACATCCATGCCTACTTCAGGAAGCGCTAATTTATCACATATATTGCATTTTCTGAAAGTTAGAATTTGTTTGATATAGTTATCTTATTAACAAGTTTTTCTTGCCTAGCTGTGTATTTTTCTACGCTGACAATTTGACCAGGGTTTGGATTTGCTGAAATATTTATCAAGCTCAATTTTGTACAGGAGGAATCATTATTCAGCTGAAATTACctatattgattttttttgtccattCTAGTTGTGAAGGATCTTATGCAGATTTTGCTCCTGTAGGTTTTCCATCATATCCACTGGTGGTACTGCATCAAGTCTGGAAGCATCTGGAGTGAATGTTACAAAAGTTGAACAGATCACACATTTTCCTGAAATGGTAATACTTAATTCATTTGTCAGCTGTTGCATTATTtcttgaaatatatttttcaacCATTCTCTATCGTAGTCAGTAAAGTATTCCTGAATCAAATTTGTCGGAAGTGTTGTAAAGTTGCATTTCATGAAGTGTTTCTTCAACATGGAATGTGCATTTCTCATTCatgtaaaaaaattgcatgctCCATTTGGGATCAGATGAATAAGGATCGTTCTGTATTTTTCAAATCCCTTTTATTTTATACCTCCTGAATCCTCATGATAgttatttgaattttgaacaATTTATGGACAACACCTTCTGTTGTGCCTCTCTGTCTCCTATTGAGTATATCTTTCTTGGAATCTTcgtttaattttctgttttggtGATTTCAGCTTGATGGAAGAGTAAAAACATTGCACCCTAGTATACATGGTGGCATTCTTGCTCGAAGAGACCAAGAACATCATCTGAAAGCATTGAACGAGCATGGCATTGGTGAGTTTATTAGTCCATTTGTATTATCTTCTTGTAGCCAACCATCATAAAAGTCTTCTAAGTGTCATACTATGTGACAATAACAATCATATTGTCAGCTAACGAGGACATTTGTTTGGGCACAGGGACATTTGATGTGGTTGTGGTGAACTTGTATCCATTCTATGATAAAGTTACCTCTGGTGCAATTTCTTTTGAGGATGGCATCGAAAATATTGACATTGGTGGGCCTACATTGATCCGAGCTGCAGCAAAGGTAACCTACATTAGTCGTTAGGAATTCTATGCTTATCAGTTATGAAGGCTTGCAGTTTTGTAAACTAATTTTATCTAATACTTGATATGTATGAGTCCCTTCGTTTcaaattataagatgttctagctttgtccaaGTCAAACcttttcaaaatttgaccaaagttACAGAAAAATTtactaatatctacaatatcacGTAGATGTAAGTATTTCTATGAAGATTAATATCATGATGGATTAAACATaataatttagagttgtagatgttggtagatttttctataaacttcgtcaaactttaagaaatttgatttGGGGCAAAAGTTGAAAATCTTATAATCTGGAAAAGATGGATTATAATATCTTCGTGTGATATCGAGCACAGTAGACATATCTAGTACTTAATATGTACTATAATGTACTTACCATTCGATTATATTTTTGTAATATCTGACAGAATCATAAGgatgttcttgttgttgtggATCATAAAGATTACCCTGCTGTATTGGAATATCTACAAGGAAAGCAACATGACCAGCAGTTCCGTAGGATGCTGGCATGGAAAGCTTTCCAGCATGTTGCTTCTTACGATTCAGCCGTCTCAGAATGGTTGTGGAAGCAGCCAAACAAAGGTATCACTCAACTTTTGGTGCACTATCTGATGCTTAATAGTTCTGCCAATTATTTTTCAGATGTCACATGGTCATGTTCTAATTTATCTAGGAGATATATTCCAACCAAGCCTTACTATCCCCCTTTCGACGAAGTCTACACTTCGTTATGGCGAAAACCCTCATCAAAAGGCTGCCTTTTATGTTGACAAGAGTCTTTCTGTAGTTAATGCTGGCGGCATTGCAACAGCAATTCAGCATCATGGAAAGGTGAGACGATcatgcttttcttttcagtCTTTAGCTAAATGGGCACACCAATTTTTGGAACTTAGAGAATATTGTTTCTGGAACCTGAGTATTTGATTTACTCATGACACACTTAATACAACTTCTTTCTGGATATTCCTTCTTTTGTGTGCTAAATGGCATGAAGTTTGGAACTTGGAATGGAGCAATATTGTTTCCTTGACCTCAATATTTGATTTACTCGGTAGTCAGGACACACTTCATATAACTTGTTTCTGGATATGCTCTTTCCCCCCACTAAATGGCACACAAATTATTGGAACGGGCAACATTGTTTCCTTAACCCTAATATTGGATTTACTCAGGAGCCAGGACAAACTTCATTTAACTTGTTTCTGAATATTCCTGTTTTTTCATACTCATGCTCCTCACAATCACGTATGGAATCCTTCCTCTTTGTAGGAAATGTCGTATAACAACTACTTGGATGCTGATGCTGCATGGAACTGTGTGTCAGAGTTTGAGAACCCTACTTGTGGTGTGGTTAAGCACACAAATCCGTGTGGTGTTGCGTCCCGGGCTGATGTCCTCGAGGCATACAGGTTGGCTGTAAAGGCAGATCCTGTGAGCGCATTTGGCGGGATTGTTGCCTTCAACACCACAATCGACGAGGTATCCGCTAGACTTTGAATAGACTTATCTGTGCATTATTATTGCTAAATTCTCGATTAGTCATGAAGTGGGAGGAGAGAAAATAATCAATTCTCCCTTGTATAGGATCTCTCGAAGGAAATTCGTGAGTTTCGGATGGTGAGACGCGGATGTTCTACGAGATCGTGGTCGCACCTGGGTACACAGAGAAGGGCCTCGGGATCCTGAAAGGGAAATCGAAGACGTTGAGAATACTGGAGGCGAAGAGAAGCGAGAAAGGGATGCTGTCGCTCAGACAGGTCAGCGGTGGCTGGTTAGCTCAAGAGTCGGACGATCTAGCGCCTGAAGACATCACCTTCACAAAGGTTTCCCAGAGGGCTCCGACTGACGGCGAGCTCTCAGATGCCCGGTTCGCCTGGCTCTGCGCGAAGCACGTCAAGAGCAACGCCATTGTGATTGCTAAGGTTAGTGCATGGATTTCTCATGTTGTGCCAAGGAAAAGAGTTGTTACGAGTATGAGTTGCAGTTTGCACCACCAAAGATATGGTTCACTGAATTTCAATTTACTTGTTGCTGACCATGCACCATTGATACTTTTCCTGCGTACATGCATACAGAATAACTGCATGCTGGGCATGGGCAGCGGGCAGCCGAACAGGGTGGACAGCCTGCGGATCGCCTTTAGGAAAGCCGGAGAGGAGGCCAAGGGCGCTTCCCTAGCCAGCGACGCTTTCTTCCCATTCGGTGAGAGAGAATGAGAACAAAACAACCAATCGTCCTATGCATTTTAATTCCTTCCTCCGTGCTCATGTTATGTCAACCTGACTTGTGAATTGCAACCTACAGCTTGGAAGGATGCGGTGGAGGAGGCATGCGAGAAGGGCATCGGTGTGATCGCGGAGCCTGGCGGCAGCATGAGGGACAAGGACTCCGTCGACTGCTGCAACAAGTACGGCGTCGCCCTCCTCTTCACCGGCGTCCGCCACTTCAGGCACTGAACTGAAGAACTAAACAGACGGTGCAGACTCTCGAGATTGATCGCTATGCATCATCCATCATATCCATCCCCCATTATTGAAATGCAGTGTGCGCTGCTTTCAATTTATAAGGTAGTAATAAAAGTACTTTACAAGAGTGTATCAAAGGAGAGGAACTGTAAGGGTTAACCTGGGAGAGAGAAGGTAAGAAAGGAGAAGCAGCTTTCGGGGCTTGGAACTCGCCTAAAGAAAATTACAATGAAGCGTTGGCAAGGCTTCGATCTCCCCAAGCCTGACAATCTGATCCAACCAAGCATCGCTGTTTGCAGCGGCCGTTCGGAGCGAGACGAGTTCCTCGCAGAAGAATTGTACAGCAGATTTGCGCATGACAGTCTAGTTCTGGGATGTCATAAAGGGGATCTTATGGCTATGTTTGTCCAGTTGCAAACAGGGAGCTGCCCCTGTCTAAACTAAATTCCAGGGTCATAACCCTTTTACCCAAGAAAGAGGATGCAGTTCAGATTCAACAGTATAGACCTGCTTACCTTTTGAATGTTCGTTTTAAAAATTTCACAAAGTCGGTTTTATAATCATACAGTGTTATCAAACCTACGCAAACTGCTTTCATGCTTGCGCTGACACATCCTAGAAGGAATGGTTGTGTTGCATGAAACCATTCATGAACTTCATAGGAAGATGATGATAAGGTGAAATGGCCTTTAATACAACAGCTGTTGCGCGCATGAAAGGATTTGTTCACAAGTTGGCTACCTGGGTTGCCCAATTTATTCAGGTTAACAGTGTGAGTGTTCGGGTAAATGATGACATTAGTGGAAACTTAAAAACAAATCACGTTTTTTCTTCCagaatacaaaaaaaataacgtGGTTGACTAAAGATAACCTTGTCATGTGAAAATTGGTGTCCGTTCGATCGCCTTGTTTGGCTTGTCGTCCACTTTGCTTTTAATTGATCTACGCCGATTAATAGCACAAATGTATTTGGAAATTAGTTGAATGGTGTTAACAAGGCAACAGAAACTCAAATTCGTGTTAGGGTTTTAGCTTTCTGTTGGGTTATTTGAAATTGTGGGAACTATTTAGTTATTAAGATCGGAGTTGTTCATTTTTCAGATTATTCACAAGGCTACACATTGGATATATTTATGGTATTATCTTCTTCCTGTGGACCTGTTTGAATATATGTCCTCTGGGTGAAGCCGACTGGAGAAGATTGCACGGGTTTTGTTCAGCCAGGGTGGATGGCGATCCACTAATAGAATCAACAATTTTTAGCTTTTCTTAATTTGATATTGCTTTTTCGTTGGCTGATCTTTATATAAAAGTTGTGTGATCTTTAAATCGTAAGTTGttttcttgaaattttgcatgaaATGCCCGTATGCATTAACCAATGCAGAGGCCGGACTGCtcctttctaaaaaaaacttgacacAAAGTGTGTTGTCTTCTAAATTAGTTCTTCACGGTTACCAATTAGTGATATCCTAAGTATCACCTGAAAATAGTAGCACATCTATTTTAATAGCTGCAAGATCTGAGATAAAATATGCAGTGAGTACAAATTTGACGAACGACAATAGGCATGCTTATAGCTGTGGTACATTGCTAGCTGTTCTTCGAATCAATTTACTCCCCTTTAAAAAAACTAATCAATTTACACtttttaaattaaattaatcTACTATAATTAATTTTAAAATGGAATTTAGTTATTGTAATTATAtgcatcttcttccttaatcTGTGCACTTTGCCATTC carries:
- the LOC100832800 gene encoding LOW QUALITY PROTEIN: uncharacterized protein LOC100832800 (The sequence of the model RefSeq protein was modified relative to this genomic sequence to represent the inferred CDS: inserted 1 base in 1 codon); the encoded protein is MKVPTATGVKQALLSLSDKTDLAQLGNGLQSLGFSIISTGGTASSLEASGVNVTKVEQITHFPEMLDGRVKTLHPSIHGGILARRDQEHHLKALNEHGIGTFDVVVVNLYPFYDKVTSGAISFEDGIENIDIGGPTLIRAAAKNHKDVLVVVDHKDYPAVLEYLQGKQHDQQFRRMLAWKAFQHVASYDSAVSEWLWKQPNKGDIFQPSLTIPLSTKSTLRYGENPHQKAAFYVDKSLSVVNAGGIATAIQHHGKEMSYNNYLDADAAWNCVSEFENPTCGVVKHTNPCGVASRADVLEAYRLAVKADPVSAFGGIVAFNTTIDEDLSKEIREFXDGETRMFYEIVVAPGYTEKGLGILKGKSKTLRILEAKRSEKGMLSLRQVSGGWLAQESDDLAPEDITFTKVSQRAPTDGELSDARFAWLCAKHVKSNAIVIAKNNCMLGMGSGQPNRVDSLRIAFRKAGEEAKGASLASDAFFPFAWKDAVEEACEKGIGVIAEPGGSMRDKDSVDCCNKYGVALLFTGVRHFRH